One segment of Megachile rotundata isolate GNS110a chromosome 4, iyMegRotu1, whole genome shotgun sequence DNA contains the following:
- the Gapvd1 gene encoding GTPase activating protein and VPS9 domains 1 isoform X1 has translation MSSANSIESLGSLQWDMIELASHLRQERLFVNSEQQNLQALNEKVLYSSSNLAQQAWITAQQRVNLNRLIMSRPDCTPASCCQRANMLENSHFIDAYKYLRYQACLSYGEFLGALRKSPKLLALCLVEGEKLVPDLVQSIVQSLAAGLYGSCLLPEDKTLVLKLLRHLMLLQIVPSDNPRRLLRHGTCAFSRFYSAFHESLFSAKFFLTAALHNPIVQLLMEDEMFLDIDPDKAPVRFPPSERLKKFGKEGTPEYESKLQCYRLWTINCLFHITQRFIVSIRENMHCFPSSVCWLVKQMAGLLRRNGNVDRKEVHAMCTDLVFTYFICPAIVNPEPYGITDAPISYIARFNLMQVGQILQMLSLMKYQTVDGKTFDLYKRFDKESVSSVIDAMVEGDATDELEDEPNVIDDNKLRGLSRSAALFTETELNALITFLQAIATETSVENASRSTTTVTTITTTTTTATTTVTTATTTGTTVTTTSNFDTKQLLDMLSQLPSGSLTTNKLANNVSVETSNKRGGLLGKGKSRGVRVSSSSSSYSSNATNDGGDELNGTSTPEEESSIEKNPQDVLVIPFGPNTGEFVGLLSEQKVLCTELGVDRENGTVAMNLSHDVPDVRIRRESCNGGRGIGDTGGGGSGSGAIERIETQEKRTRFSLSHDEVLFEGLIGNTSDNLEAVSEAASNHSVASSLELETEDQNDNLSDMVSASVSGRGTPNISGRDTPSSQITEGDEGRAAGEGRQLDLPPSNMPTKQSRSEIDDKFCKFEIKKLIEGDETVSMVSDTWSTDVLASDSEMVEQQEKVLYPASSEQTAPVLSATNESVPQAVLDVSETASEAWSTDVLASDSERLTEVDTDDTASVARSDDTARSEIEVEARSEPEATEETLTQNVSQSTAPTECTTTTNQQVAMRFPANVSLSPTALPSSVSFSNMAERNANDKIDHQSTVTEYVDKNANNIGNLMDYNKPLREDRLVYLIDKLHIENGKGQVERQASTHNRIGAAAVAPTLLLANHISPPILSSVKRSSNINVKPEKLESSGVVGSIGETVNESCVMDGVVGFGVGTGSLTSSSSSGSESRSKNVNSITELPLSAATLVGENCCGTIDLEPSDSPKPTASSGAIPKSISFDMTAERGDKEYLDDEQKNKRSFFGKLKMSLRNRRGKAIRGTEDIGRCYDRESTGDNVDVARHRLRRIMSEDVTSSGNATGDSTDDILAKYRRKPSANSDTASIESNQSRTKEATEDERLFIDPNNVELSYAFADAKRKLRMVLSTADLQHIPWSSTSEVVFTLSRGILCIYAETRSTHDHISLQRNFWPQKENELVAFLQLQLAEAINLQDRSLIAHLHETLRCVRLFNDDGCRKLFKSLREDYEKRSPYIAYLTRCRQGLLSTLAHLDRLCVRVKCDRDAVNNHLVSVCVRVFLEKRESLLLHFCDEFKKLTLADEKQDLVDKFLSKVHAKMDIDPIWQCASESQLALARAVVERTVMARVYHNALYPNGDGDLYRDQLLHDHIRKLAKVVTPNHKDLRIPKMYHYECPWPWAQAELAVISAYKTPRDKLQCVFRCATTIMNLLSMATERGVPAADDFIPVLVYVIIKTNPPSLLSTIQYVDSFYGNRLEGEEQYWWTQFCSAIEFIKTMD, from the exons ATGTCGTCAGCAAATAGTATAGAATCATTGGGATCGCTGCAATGGGATATGATCGAGTTGGCCAGTCATTTGAGACAAGAACGTTTGTTCGTCAACTCGGAGCAACAAAATTTACAAGCGCTAAACGAAAAA GTATTGTACTCTTCGTCGAATTTGGCTCAGCAGGCATGGATCACGGCACAGCAAAGAGTTAATTTAAATCGACTGATAATGTCTAGACCGGATTGTACTCCGGCATCTTGTTGTCAAAGAGCAAATATGTTGgaaaattctcattttatcgacgCGTACAAGTATTTACGGTATCAAGCTTGTTTATCCTACGGTGAATTCTTAGGCGCGCTTAGAAAGTCTCCAAAACTTTTGGCACTATGTTTGGTCGAAGGTGAAAAGTTGGTGCCCGATTTGGTACAAAGCATCGTACAGTCGTTAGCTGCCGGTTTATACGGCAGCTGTTTATTGCCGGAGGATAAGACGTTGGTTTTAAAGTTACTCAGACACTTGATGCTGCTGCAAATCGTTCCCTCGGATAATCCTCGAAGATTACTTAGACACGGGACGTGCGCTTTCTCTAGGTTTTACTCGGCTTTTCACGAGAGTTTGTTCTCGGCAAAATTCTTCTTAACGGCTGCTCTACACAATCCTATTGTACAGTTATTGATGGAGGATGAGATGTTTCTCGATATCGATCCAGACAAGGCACCAGTAAGGTTTCCTCCATCGGAAAGATTAAAGAAATTTGGCAAGGAAGGTACTCCCGAGTACGAGTCAAAATTGCAATGTTACAGACTCTGGACGATCAATTGTTTATTTCATATTACCCAAAGATTCATAGTGAGTATACGAGAAAATATGCATTGCTTTCCTAGCAGTGTATGCTGGTTGGTTAAGCAGATGGCAGGACTTTTAAGAAGAAACGGAAATGTCGATCGAAAAGAAGTTCATGCGATGTGTACCGATTTGGTTTTTACGTATTTTATTTGCCCGGCGATAGTAAATCCGGAGCCGTACGGTATCACCGACGCGCCTATCAGTTACATAGCCAGATTCAATTTGATGCAAGTTGGACAAATTCTACAGATGCTTTCTCTGATGAAGTATCAAACGGTCGATGGGAAAACGTTCGATCTTTATAAGAGATTCGACAAGGAATCCGTTTCATCCGTAATCGATGCAATGGTGGAAGGCGACGCGACGGACGAACTCGAGGACGAGCCTAACGTGATCGACGATAATAAGCTTCGAGGACTCTCGCGATCTGCCGCTTTGTTCACCGAAACCGAATTGAACGCGCTGATTACGTTTCTGCAAGCTATCGCTACAGAAACTAGCGTAGAAAATGCTTCGCGATCAACCACCACTGTCACTACCATCaccactactactactactgctaCTACTACCGTTACCACCGCTACCACAACCGGCACCACCGTCACTACCACGAGCAACTTCGACACGAAACAATTGCTCGACATGCTTTCGCAGTTACCATCCGGTTCTTTGACTACCAATAAACTGGCTAATAACGTATCCGTCGAAACTTCCAATAAACGGGGTGGTCTTTTAGGAAAAG GGAAAAGTCGTGGGGTTCGAgtttcgtcgtcgtcgtcttccTATTCATCGAACGCTACCAATGACGGTGGAGACGAATTGAACGGTACATCCACCCCCGAAGAAGAATCATCCATCGAGAAAAATCCTCAGGATGTTCTGGTCATTCCGTTTGGGCCAAACACCGGCGAATTCGTAGGGCTTCTCAGCGAACAAAAG GTATTGTGTACCGAACTCGGAGTCGATAGAGAGAATGGGACCGTTGCCATGAATCTTTCGCACGACGTGCCCGACGTACGCATCAGACGAGAAAGTTGTAACGGTGGTCGTGGTATCGGCGATACCGGCGGCGGTGGCAGCGGTAGCGGTGCCATCGAACGCATCGAAACTCAGGAGAAAAGGACTCGTTTTTCTTTATCCCACGACGAAG TTTTGTTCGAAGGTTTAATCGGAAATACCTCGGATAATTTGGAAGCTGTTTCGGAAGCCGCTTCGAATCACAGCGTCGCTTCGTCTCTCGAATTAGAAACGGAGGATCAAAACGACAATCTGTCGGACATGGTGTCTGCGAGCGTTTCCGGCAGAGGAACGCCCAATATATCGG GTCGCGATACACCGTCGTCTCAAATCACGGAGGGAGACGAAGGTAGAGCAGCGGGCGAAGGGCGGCAACTAGATCTACCACCCTCGAATATGCCGACCAAACAAAGTCGCTCCGAAATAGACGAcaagttttgcaaatttgaaataaaaaagctGATAGAAG GAGATGAAACCGTCTCGATGGTGTCCGATACCTGGTCCACGGATGTTTTGGCTTCGGATAGCGAAATGGTCGAACAACAAGAGAAAGTACTTTACCCCGCTTCGAGTGAGCAAACGGCTCCGGTACTGTCAGCGACGAACGAATCGGTACCGCAAGCCGTGCTAGACGTTAGCGAAACCGCGTCCGAAGCCTGGAGTACCGACGTATTGGCCAGCGATTCCGAGAGATTGACCGAAGTCGATACCGACGATACAGCTAGCGTTGCGAG ATCCGACGACACGGCGAGGTCCGAGATCGAGGTCGAGGCTCGCAGCGAACCAGAAGCTACCGAAGAGACGTTGACGCAAAACGTTTCTC AAAGCACCGCACCGACCGAATGTACGACGACGACTAACCAACAAGTCGCGATGCGATTTCCTGCCAACGTTTCTCTTTCGCCGACCGCTTTGCCATCTTCGGTATCATTTTCGAACATGGCCGAACGGAACGCGAACGACAAAATCGATCATCAAAGTACCGTGACAGAATACGTGGATAAAAACGCGAATAATATCGGCAATCTAATGGATTATAACAAACCGTTACGAGAGGATAGATTAGTCTATTTGATAGATAAGCTACACATCGAGAATGGAAAGGGTCAGGTGGAACGGCAAGCTTCGACTCATAATCGCATCGGAGCCGCGGCCGTAGCTCCGACCTTGCTGTTGGCGAATCATATTTCGCCGCCTATTTTGTCGAGTGTCAAACGATCGTCGAATATCAACGTGAAACCAGAG AAATTGGAAAGCAGCGGTGTCGTTGGTTCGATCGGAGAGACAGTTAACGAAAGCTGCGTCATGGACGGCGTAGTTGGATTCGGTGTCGGTACCGGAAGCTTAACGTCGAGCAGTAGCTCTGGCTCGGAATCTCGATCGAAAAATGTTAATTCGATAACGGAGCTACCGTTATCGGCGGCCACTTTGGTAGGTGAAAACTGTTGCGGTACGATCGATCTTGAACCGAGCGATTCTCCAAAGCCAACCGCATCTAGTGGCGCTATACCGAAAAGTATTAGTTTCGATATGACCGCGGAACGCGGGGACAAGGAATATTTGGACGACGAGCAAAAGAACAAACGAAGTTTTTTCGGAAAATTAAAGATGTCTCTGAGAAATCGGCGAGGAAAGGCGATTCGGGGAACCGAGGATATCGGCAGATGTTATGATCGAGAATCCACGGGAGATAACGTGGATGTAGCACGGCACAGATTACGTAGAATAATGTCGGAAGACGTAACGTCGAGCGGTAATGCGACCGGTG ATAGTACGGACGACATCTTAGCTAAATATAGGAGGAAACCAAGCGCAAACAGCGATACGGCATCCATAGAGAGCAATCAGTCCCGTACGAAAGAAGCGACGGAGGACGAGAGGCTTTTCATAGACCCGAATAACGTAGAACTTTCGTACGCGTTCGCAGATGCGAAGAGAAAGTTACGAATGGTACTGAGTACCGCCGATCTTCAGCATATTCCTTGGAGTTCTACGTCCGAGGTAGTTTTTACACTTTCGCGAGGTATTCTTTGCATTTATGCCGAGACGCGCTCTACTCACGATCACATTTCGTTACAGCGAAATTTTTGGCCTCAAAAGGAGAATGAATTGGTTGCcttcttacaattacaattggCCGAGGCTATCAATTTACAGGATAGATCGTTAATAGCTCACTTGCACGAAACATTACGATGTGTTCGATTATTTAACGACGACGGTTGTAGAAAACTGTTCAAATCATTGCGCGAAGATTACGAAAAACGCTCGCCCTATATCGCGTATTTGACTCGATGTCGACAAGGACTACTTTCTACGTTGGCTCACTTGGACAG ATTGTGCGTTCGAGTGAAATGCGATCGCGATGCTGTCAACAATCATCTCGTGTCAGTTTGCGTGAGAGTATTTCTGGAGAAACGAGAATCGCTTCTTCTGCATTTCTGCGACGAATTCAAGAAACTAACTTTAGCTGACGAGAAGCAAGACCTGGTCGATAAGTTTTTGAGCAAAGTTCATGCGAAAATGGACATCGATCCGATTTGGCAAT GTGCGAGCGAGAGTCAGTTGGCGTTAGCGAGAGCGGTAGTGGAGAGAACCGTAATGGCGCGAGTCTACCATAACGCGCTTTACCCAAACGGAGATGGAGATCTGTATAGGGACCAATTGCTACACGATCACATTAGAAAATTGGCCAAAGTCGTCACACCGAATCACAAAGATCTACGGATTCCAAAGATGTACCATTACGAATGTCCCTGGCCATGGGCTCAAGCGGAACTGGCTGTGATATCGGCGTATAAAACTCCTAGAGATAAATTGCAGTGTGTTTTTCGTTGCGCTACCACCATCATGAACCTACTTTCGATGGCGACGGAGAGAGGAGTACCTGCGGCCGATGATTTTATTCCTGTCTTGGTTTACGTGATCATAAAG ACTAATCCGCCGTCCTTACTCTCGACTATACAGTATGTGGATAGTTTTTATGGAAATCGTTTGGAGGGAGAAGAACAGTATTGGTGGACGCAATTTTGTTCTGCCATCGAATTTATAAAGACTATGGATTAA
- the Gapvd1 gene encoding GTPase activating protein and VPS9 domains 1 isoform X3: protein MSSANSIESLGSLQWDMIELASHLRQERLFVNSEQQNLQALNEKVLYSSSNLAQQAWITAQQRVNLNRLIMSRPDCTPASCCQRANMLENSHFIDAYKYLRYQACLSYGEFLGALRKSPKLLALCLVEGEKLVPDLVQSIVQSLAAGLYGSCLLPEDKTLVLKLLRHLMLLQIVPSDNPRRLLRHGTCAFSRFYSAFHESLFSAKFFLTAALHNPIVQLLMEDEMFLDIDPDKAPVRFPPSERLKKFGKEGTPEYESKLQCYRLWTINCLFHITQRFIVSIRENMHCFPSSVCWLVKQMAGLLRRNGNVDRKEVHAMCTDLVFTYFICPAIVNPEPYGITDAPISYIARFNLMQVGQILQMLSLMKYQTVDGKTFDLYKRFDKESVSSVIDAMVEGDATDELEDEPNVIDDNKLRGLSRSAALFTETELNALITFLQAIATETSVENASRSTTTVTTITTTTTTATTTVTTATTTGTTVTTTSNFDTKQLLDMLSQLPSGSLTTNKLANNVSVETSNKRGGLLGKGKSRGVRVSSSSSSYSSNATNDGGDELNGTSTPEEESSIEKNPQDVLVIPFGPNTGEFVGLLSEQKVLCTELGVDRENGTVAMNLSHDVPDVRIRRESCNGGRGIGDTGGGGSGSGAIERIETQEKRTRFSLSHDEVLFEGLIGNTSDNLEAVSEAASNHSVASSLELETEDQNDNLSDMVSASVSGRGTPNISGRDTPSSQITEGDEGRAAGEGRQLDLPPSNMPTKQSRSEIDDKFCKFEIKKLIEGDETVSMVSDTWSTDVLASDSEMVEQQEKVLYPASSEQTAPVLSATNESVPQAVLDVSETASEAWSTDVLASDSERLTEVDTDDTASVARSDDTARSEIEVEARSEPEATEETLTQNVSQSTAPTECTTTTNQQVAMRFPANVSLSPTALPSSVSFSNMAERNANDKIDHQSTVTEYVDKNANNIGNLMDYNKPLREDRLVYLIDKLHIENGKGQVERQASTHNRIGAAAVAPTLLLANHISPPILSSVKRSSNINVKPEKLESSGVVGSIGETVNESCVMDGVVGFGVGTGSLTSSSSSGSESRSKNVNSITELPLSAATLVGENCCGTIDLEPSDSPKPTASSGAIPKSISFDMTAERGDKEYLDDEQKNKRSFFGKLKMSLRNRRGKAIRGTEDIGRCYDRESTGDNVDVARHRLRRIMSEDVTSSGNATGDSTDDILAKYRRKPSANSDTASIESNQSRTKEATEDERLFIDPNNVELSYAFADAKRKLRMVLSTADLQHIPWSSTSERNFWPQKENELVAFLQLQLAEAINLQDRSLIAHLHETLRCVRLFNDDGCRKLFKSLREDYEKRSPYIAYLTRCRQGLLSTLAHLDRLCVRVKCDRDAVNNHLVSVCVRVFLEKRESLLLHFCDEFKKLTLADEKQDLVDKFLSKVHAKMDIDPIWQCASESQLALARAVVERTVMARVYHNALYPNGDGDLYRDQLLHDHIRKLAKVVTPNHKDLRIPKMYHYECPWPWAQAELAVISAYKTPRDKLQCVFRCATTIMNLLSMATERGVPAADDFIPVLVYVIIKTNPPSLLSTIQYVDSFYGNRLEGEEQYWWTQFCSAIEFIKTMD, encoded by the exons ATGTCGTCAGCAAATAGTATAGAATCATTGGGATCGCTGCAATGGGATATGATCGAGTTGGCCAGTCATTTGAGACAAGAACGTTTGTTCGTCAACTCGGAGCAACAAAATTTACAAGCGCTAAACGAAAAA GTATTGTACTCTTCGTCGAATTTGGCTCAGCAGGCATGGATCACGGCACAGCAAAGAGTTAATTTAAATCGACTGATAATGTCTAGACCGGATTGTACTCCGGCATCTTGTTGTCAAAGAGCAAATATGTTGgaaaattctcattttatcgacgCGTACAAGTATTTACGGTATCAAGCTTGTTTATCCTACGGTGAATTCTTAGGCGCGCTTAGAAAGTCTCCAAAACTTTTGGCACTATGTTTGGTCGAAGGTGAAAAGTTGGTGCCCGATTTGGTACAAAGCATCGTACAGTCGTTAGCTGCCGGTTTATACGGCAGCTGTTTATTGCCGGAGGATAAGACGTTGGTTTTAAAGTTACTCAGACACTTGATGCTGCTGCAAATCGTTCCCTCGGATAATCCTCGAAGATTACTTAGACACGGGACGTGCGCTTTCTCTAGGTTTTACTCGGCTTTTCACGAGAGTTTGTTCTCGGCAAAATTCTTCTTAACGGCTGCTCTACACAATCCTATTGTACAGTTATTGATGGAGGATGAGATGTTTCTCGATATCGATCCAGACAAGGCACCAGTAAGGTTTCCTCCATCGGAAAGATTAAAGAAATTTGGCAAGGAAGGTACTCCCGAGTACGAGTCAAAATTGCAATGTTACAGACTCTGGACGATCAATTGTTTATTTCATATTACCCAAAGATTCATAGTGAGTATACGAGAAAATATGCATTGCTTTCCTAGCAGTGTATGCTGGTTGGTTAAGCAGATGGCAGGACTTTTAAGAAGAAACGGAAATGTCGATCGAAAAGAAGTTCATGCGATGTGTACCGATTTGGTTTTTACGTATTTTATTTGCCCGGCGATAGTAAATCCGGAGCCGTACGGTATCACCGACGCGCCTATCAGTTACATAGCCAGATTCAATTTGATGCAAGTTGGACAAATTCTACAGATGCTTTCTCTGATGAAGTATCAAACGGTCGATGGGAAAACGTTCGATCTTTATAAGAGATTCGACAAGGAATCCGTTTCATCCGTAATCGATGCAATGGTGGAAGGCGACGCGACGGACGAACTCGAGGACGAGCCTAACGTGATCGACGATAATAAGCTTCGAGGACTCTCGCGATCTGCCGCTTTGTTCACCGAAACCGAATTGAACGCGCTGATTACGTTTCTGCAAGCTATCGCTACAGAAACTAGCGTAGAAAATGCTTCGCGATCAACCACCACTGTCACTACCATCaccactactactactactgctaCTACTACCGTTACCACCGCTACCACAACCGGCACCACCGTCACTACCACGAGCAACTTCGACACGAAACAATTGCTCGACATGCTTTCGCAGTTACCATCCGGTTCTTTGACTACCAATAAACTGGCTAATAACGTATCCGTCGAAACTTCCAATAAACGGGGTGGTCTTTTAGGAAAAG GGAAAAGTCGTGGGGTTCGAgtttcgtcgtcgtcgtcttccTATTCATCGAACGCTACCAATGACGGTGGAGACGAATTGAACGGTACATCCACCCCCGAAGAAGAATCATCCATCGAGAAAAATCCTCAGGATGTTCTGGTCATTCCGTTTGGGCCAAACACCGGCGAATTCGTAGGGCTTCTCAGCGAACAAAAG GTATTGTGTACCGAACTCGGAGTCGATAGAGAGAATGGGACCGTTGCCATGAATCTTTCGCACGACGTGCCCGACGTACGCATCAGACGAGAAAGTTGTAACGGTGGTCGTGGTATCGGCGATACCGGCGGCGGTGGCAGCGGTAGCGGTGCCATCGAACGCATCGAAACTCAGGAGAAAAGGACTCGTTTTTCTTTATCCCACGACGAAG TTTTGTTCGAAGGTTTAATCGGAAATACCTCGGATAATTTGGAAGCTGTTTCGGAAGCCGCTTCGAATCACAGCGTCGCTTCGTCTCTCGAATTAGAAACGGAGGATCAAAACGACAATCTGTCGGACATGGTGTCTGCGAGCGTTTCCGGCAGAGGAACGCCCAATATATCGG GTCGCGATACACCGTCGTCTCAAATCACGGAGGGAGACGAAGGTAGAGCAGCGGGCGAAGGGCGGCAACTAGATCTACCACCCTCGAATATGCCGACCAAACAAAGTCGCTCCGAAATAGACGAcaagttttgcaaatttgaaataaaaaagctGATAGAAG GAGATGAAACCGTCTCGATGGTGTCCGATACCTGGTCCACGGATGTTTTGGCTTCGGATAGCGAAATGGTCGAACAACAAGAGAAAGTACTTTACCCCGCTTCGAGTGAGCAAACGGCTCCGGTACTGTCAGCGACGAACGAATCGGTACCGCAAGCCGTGCTAGACGTTAGCGAAACCGCGTCCGAAGCCTGGAGTACCGACGTATTGGCCAGCGATTCCGAGAGATTGACCGAAGTCGATACCGACGATACAGCTAGCGTTGCGAG ATCCGACGACACGGCGAGGTCCGAGATCGAGGTCGAGGCTCGCAGCGAACCAGAAGCTACCGAAGAGACGTTGACGCAAAACGTTTCTC AAAGCACCGCACCGACCGAATGTACGACGACGACTAACCAACAAGTCGCGATGCGATTTCCTGCCAACGTTTCTCTTTCGCCGACCGCTTTGCCATCTTCGGTATCATTTTCGAACATGGCCGAACGGAACGCGAACGACAAAATCGATCATCAAAGTACCGTGACAGAATACGTGGATAAAAACGCGAATAATATCGGCAATCTAATGGATTATAACAAACCGTTACGAGAGGATAGATTAGTCTATTTGATAGATAAGCTACACATCGAGAATGGAAAGGGTCAGGTGGAACGGCAAGCTTCGACTCATAATCGCATCGGAGCCGCGGCCGTAGCTCCGACCTTGCTGTTGGCGAATCATATTTCGCCGCCTATTTTGTCGAGTGTCAAACGATCGTCGAATATCAACGTGAAACCAGAG AAATTGGAAAGCAGCGGTGTCGTTGGTTCGATCGGAGAGACAGTTAACGAAAGCTGCGTCATGGACGGCGTAGTTGGATTCGGTGTCGGTACCGGAAGCTTAACGTCGAGCAGTAGCTCTGGCTCGGAATCTCGATCGAAAAATGTTAATTCGATAACGGAGCTACCGTTATCGGCGGCCACTTTGGTAGGTGAAAACTGTTGCGGTACGATCGATCTTGAACCGAGCGATTCTCCAAAGCCAACCGCATCTAGTGGCGCTATACCGAAAAGTATTAGTTTCGATATGACCGCGGAACGCGGGGACAAGGAATATTTGGACGACGAGCAAAAGAACAAACGAAGTTTTTTCGGAAAATTAAAGATGTCTCTGAGAAATCGGCGAGGAAAGGCGATTCGGGGAACCGAGGATATCGGCAGATGTTATGATCGAGAATCCACGGGAGATAACGTGGATGTAGCACGGCACAGATTACGTAGAATAATGTCGGAAGACGTAACGTCGAGCGGTAATGCGACCGGTG ATAGTACGGACGACATCTTAGCTAAATATAGGAGGAAACCAAGCGCAAACAGCGATACGGCATCCATAGAGAGCAATCAGTCCCGTACGAAAGAAGCGACGGAGGACGAGAGGCTTTTCATAGACCCGAATAACGTAGAACTTTCGTACGCGTTCGCAGATGCGAAGAGAAAGTTACGAATGGTACTGAGTACCGCCGATCTTCAGCATATTCCTTGGAGTTCTACGTCCGAG CGAAATTTTTGGCCTCAAAAGGAGAATGAATTGGTTGCcttcttacaattacaattggCCGAGGCTATCAATTTACAGGATAGATCGTTAATAGCTCACTTGCACGAAACATTACGATGTGTTCGATTATTTAACGACGACGGTTGTAGAAAACTGTTCAAATCATTGCGCGAAGATTACGAAAAACGCTCGCCCTATATCGCGTATTTGACTCGATGTCGACAAGGACTACTTTCTACGTTGGCTCACTTGGACAG ATTGTGCGTTCGAGTGAAATGCGATCGCGATGCTGTCAACAATCATCTCGTGTCAGTTTGCGTGAGAGTATTTCTGGAGAAACGAGAATCGCTTCTTCTGCATTTCTGCGACGAATTCAAGAAACTAACTTTAGCTGACGAGAAGCAAGACCTGGTCGATAAGTTTTTGAGCAAAGTTCATGCGAAAATGGACATCGATCCGATTTGGCAAT GTGCGAGCGAGAGTCAGTTGGCGTTAGCGAGAGCGGTAGTGGAGAGAACCGTAATGGCGCGAGTCTACCATAACGCGCTTTACCCAAACGGAGATGGAGATCTGTATAGGGACCAATTGCTACACGATCACATTAGAAAATTGGCCAAAGTCGTCACACCGAATCACAAAGATCTACGGATTCCAAAGATGTACCATTACGAATGTCCCTGGCCATGGGCTCAAGCGGAACTGGCTGTGATATCGGCGTATAAAACTCCTAGAGATAAATTGCAGTGTGTTTTTCGTTGCGCTACCACCATCATGAACCTACTTTCGATGGCGACGGAGAGAGGAGTACCTGCGGCCGATGATTTTATTCCTGTCTTGGTTTACGTGATCATAAAG ACTAATCCGCCGTCCTTACTCTCGACTATACAGTATGTGGATAGTTTTTATGGAAATCGTTTGGAGGGAGAAGAACAGTATTGGTGGACGCAATTTTGTTCTGCCATCGAATTTATAAAGACTATGGATTAA